tatgatatatttatttctcattttacaTATTTCGACTTTCAGCTATCAGTAAACAGTTAATAGAACTAGACCAACCACAGCAATCCGCTATTAACTATTAGCCAATTGTGAGACAGTAGTTATTAGAGTCAAGACTAATCCGAGAGAATGAAAAGCAAAAGGGTGGAGACCTAAATTGTGGCTGAAGATTTAGGGGTGGCAAGATATTTGGAGAATGAAGAGAAAAGTAGGGCCGGTTCTTATCCCCAATGAAAGGCTCGTGAAGGGAAGAGGATATAGTGATTCTTGTCCAATCCTTACTGGTCTATTCCTTGATTTTCCACAACATCCTTATCTTCTTCAATCTTTTCCTTTTCTCTTGTGTGgtgaaaattgaaaaaatatatatatattattttttgtcAGATAATATCCATTTTAGGATCATTTTAAAAAAGATTTGATAGTTTAATATATACGAATAAAAAATTGGTAAGAAGAAAGAGATTGGTAGCGAGTGGTATGCATGGGAAAGGTTGTTGTTGCATGTAATTTTCATTGAGCTGTGGTTATAGTTCTGACACATGTATTTTTGTTTAGTAAACAGGACACCTGTTTCGATCTCCTTTCAAACCCGAAATTATTTTACGGACAGTTTTTATCATATTATTCATGGtttcatttaataataaaaggACGTATCATTCTTTTTTTTTACATTGTATATACATTTAAATTAAACTTTCAAATAAAAATGATATATCTTCTTTTAATTGAGCAGAATTATGAATGATGTGATAAAAAGagttcataaaataatttctcgcATTCAAACTCATTTACTTGTCTCTAATCATTTGagattttcatttttctttttaatttatcataattttaaACACCAGACTCAATAATTGATATGAGTAAAGACAAATTTGTAAACGAATTTATATAATCACTTAAAATAACTTGACGAAATTACAGATCCCATGTATGCATTAATATTTCAATAAAGGTATCGTATAGGCGCTTATATTAAAAGTTATATTACATTTTGTTGTCTCTactaaaaaaataagtaaattagtttAAGTACGTTAAATCAAAAAACAAATTAATCattctattaaaaaatttatctatttttattattaaaaactgaTACTTGACATGTCACATATAACTGTCTTATTATCCGCCAACTAGAGGCTTGTCCGAAAAAATGATCTGGTCAAATCTCGGGTAAGAATTTTTTGGCCTAATCACAGCctgaatttgtatttttttttattttgctactattttctcACTGCTTTGCTACCATTTCACTATTTGTTGTTAATTTTGCTGCCATTTTAGAGACATTTACTTGTTAAATTGTACCTATCTTAATGTTATTAAAGTATAAaaactttttttaatttattttcaatttatcgggaacacatttattttaatgtttctagtgcatttaatgtattatattttttattttttaaataaaagtaaaaaaattaatacgAACAAGTCGAGtcgagttttaacatttttatccgaatcgagtttggacaaaaatttaaGCCCATTTTCGGGCCAAGCCTAAAAGTTTATTAAGTTTTGACTCATGGATAACTCTACTGTTAACTacaccaattaaaaataaattattttcttttgaaaaactAATTTATCTTTCGATGTAAAAATTAATTCACCtaactttttaaataaaaagcaCAACCTCCGCAGCTTTTTACCCAACCCTGGATTGGGGCTAGTAGTGATAACTCGTTTTCTCAGGTTACTAGGCATGTTTGGGTACAAATTTGATAGGGAAATTGCAACTAACGGTTTGGCATATTGGGTTGAATACGCAGATGATGCCATTAAGCCCAACAAAACACACAATAAGCTCTCGGGTATCAAGCTTATCTTTTTCAGCTTCCAAAAGATTGGGCTGTTGAATTGTTTCAGGTTTGGGCCTTATGCTTCTGTTATCCTGAAGAACTAATTATATACGTGTTTCCTAGAGTTAATTTCCCTAAACATGATCAGCCATGGTTAAGACTATAATTTACTCTAAATACTTCAAAAACTTGTTAAAGTAACGATATCGCATTAATCAAGTATTTTCTTTCGGTTAATCTATCAATTTGTATTAATTTTGATATAAAAAAGAACATGTAAAAAACACACGGATTAATTGTCAACCATATTCATGTCTATCGTATGGACAATTTGGATTTGATATGTTAAGGTCACTAAAACTATTAAAAAATTTACGTCTTGATCAATCAACTTTAAaatgttacaaaatggtcattaaactatttaaaagtttttatttaagtcgttGAGCtgttaatttttctttaaaaaaaagtgTTTAGCTAACAAGCTCAAAGCAACGATTTAATATATGGTACCATTGACAAGTTGAAGAACATACATTATATTTAAGTTAATCTAATATTTAGTATCAGagattaaagaagaaagatttttgGATTTTGGTTCATAAATTAATGACATTCAAAactgttttataaaaaaaaactaaactgtAAAAAATAAGAAAGATAAAATTTTTCGATTGATACAAGTCATATAAACAGAGAAagtcatataataataattttaatagatTAAATGGaaacaataaatattttatatttataatctCATAAACGTTAATTGGCCGACAAAGGAAAGCCAATTCCATGGCGTGTAGTAGGGAAGACAACAAACAACATACTACCCAAAACCCCAATCCCAACCGGTAACGCAGTGAGCATCTCCTGAGCCTGTCTCGACGGTGCCGGATAAAAGCAATTCACCACGTTCTGATCAAACAGCGCCACAGCCGCGAACACCAGTATCGACAAAAAAGCATGTACGAAATCTATAAACCGCAACCGGTATTTCGCCGCAGATTCCGGCGGTAAAGTGCCCGAACCATCAATGACCCACAACCCATTCAAAGTTGCCAACCCGTAACAAACATTCCCATCCTTGTCTCTGAAACTATCCGTGAAGCTGGTGAAGAAACACGACAACCCACAAAGGAGTATCAGTCCGGCAGTCATGGACCGACACACCGAGTCACAGTCTCCTTGGTTAGTGAAAATGGGGGAGAGAAGCTGGAAAGCAAGGACGGTGCCGGTGGGTAATAAGTTAGCCAAATGTGCTGTGCTTTGAAATGTTTGACTGATTGCTATTTGTATGAGAGTTTTTCTTTCGGGTGCGGGTAGTACTGCCAAGTCTTGTAGGAGGTGTTCATGCGATTCATCATCAGCATTAGCTTGAAATTTGATATCCATGGCTGAGAAATGTTcttaaattatacatatataaaatttcTCTGTTACTTTTGCTGAGAaactgtgtatatatatatatatatatagattatggAAGTTGATCCATTGAGTAGACATGTTCTTGAGTGGTGGTAAAGGAAGGGAAGAGAATGAAGCGATGCCTTGCAAGGAAAAGCAAGCTTCCAAAATATAGAAAATCATCGAGGTTCCGCCATATCCTGAAATGGGAGTTTTGGTTTCAAGCAAGGGCAGATCTAAAGGTCCCTAAAACGGGAAATTTTATATTTAGGttgtttataatttataatattttaaattaataataataaaattatactttaacccttcaaaaatgataaatatttgatttaatttttaaaaattataaagatatagactattaaaatagtaaaaatatatttttactatcataaaatatataatttaattttgcccCCAAAATTTCTAACTTCACCCCTACTTCCCAAGTCATATTTTTTGATCCGCCACTGGTTTCAAAATTTTACTTGGATAAAATTTATGGGGAAATAGTAAGTAGCTAAATATTTGAATATCGAGGGTGGAGAAAAAATAATGTCTGAAGAGTTTTTTAGTCCAATTCAACTCAAGTTTGAATTTAGTCATAGCCTAATATGGCTATTCCCTGTTCAAAGTTTCGATTTAGTTCAATTCTGGATTTAGTGGGAGTCTAATTTAActactaagttttttttttaaaaaaagttaagATTGACTGATATTAACAATGGGTCGAGTAGTAAGAATTTCAATATCACCTAAATAATGTATTATGTTTGAGTCTTATGAACGAGAAAAACAACATTAGAAAAATGTGCCTCATTTTAAGATCTAATCCAACGCGCCTTCAGATAACAAGGATTCAATATAATTGTCGAATATGATTAATCAAATAGGGGTTTGATTTGGCTCAATATTGAATTTAGTTGTAACCCTATGACAGGTCATTTAGAGATTTAGTCTAGTTCAACATCAAATTTAATCGAAGTCCAATATAATTACCAAGGTTATAAAAAAAATGTGATTAAAAAGAGCAATTAAAACTAATGATTATTAGGTGGAGTAGTAAAAACTTTAATGCCCCCTTTTAAGTAATATCTAATGTTTGAgttttgtggacaaaaataacattaaaaaaatgttattcatttaaaaattagGGTAAATTACCCCGTTAGTCACTTTAAATATGAATCGTTTCTATTTTGGTCATTCTAAAGTAGAAATTGATCAAGTATGTTACTCCACTGTTAAATGGTGACTAATGGTGCATTTCTATGTTAGACACCATTAGTCACTATAAATAGGGGTTATCACTATTTTGATCACTCTAAATTTTTTGCGTATAAATATACCGTTAATCTTTCATTATCatttaacggtagagtgatcaatttaaccaattttaGTTTTGGAGtgattaaattaacaaaaaaattgaGATGACGGAAATAAAAACGGTTCTTATCTAGAATGACTAACATTaaaatttaccctaaaattttaGAGTTAATGTCTGCAGATGAGAAGTGTGTGTTGCTTATGGGAAAGTCAGCAGATGTCATTCTTTTTGCCGAGACGCAATGCATAATATAAACTACATGTGAACCGGCaatcttttcaatttttatttgaaGTTGTCTTTTCTTATTTGTTTATGGTTTTATTTCAATGCTTGTTTTAGAGGCTAATATTATTCTCTGCAATTTCAAGCTGCCTTTTTGTATAAATTTTTTTCTGCAAAAAAAGGGAAATGAATATAACCATCGCTTGCACGTCAGAACTACAGATTACTTATAGATTAATGGGGGGAGAGACTTCGTGATGTGCTGCCCTTCGGGTTAAGTTGTGGACGTAATCCCTGCCTAATGCCACTCTAACTAATTCATAACTTGATAATCCTTTGCTTGATTTATCTTATGGTCAAAGCTTGATTCAAGTGAAAGTTGTTCTTCTTTATCTTCGAATTAGGTTGTAAGGTTTTTGGTCTTTTTCTAGAAAAAGTTTTTGAAATGACGTCTTTTTGAAATTGACAAACCTCtcaacatattcaatatcatccTTAGTTGGAGTTTTGTCTTTCAACTCCACCGAGGTTGTCTAAAAGAGGTGGTGGAGTCAATAGAATGGAGCACCTCATTGAGTGCTTGAAGAGACAAATCATGCACCACACAATTTACATAGACATAAGCATGGGAGGTTTGAGCAAAAATATAGACCTAAAAATAAGTTTGGGCAAaaaaataagattaaattaaaaaacgGTTTGGGCCTTAGATAAATTTTTTTGGCTTAAGCTCAGCTTGAATTTGTAAAAAGAAAATGACTgctgttttattttaatatttttagtgtatttaatatattatattttttaaaatttattttatttttttatttggattgagcttgaacaaaattttaaattattttacagaTCATACTTACAAaatgaacttaaaattttattacaGCCCGACACAATTAGCTCTAAATTCACATAATTAAGAAGTTTTGGTCGAATAATACTTGTGAAATTAGGTAAATCCACAAACCGACTGTAAAACCCTAAAAGGAGGCCATTTCTTGTTTAATCATCATCCCTTATTTCCCAAACAAATACATTTTAAAACGAAAAGTAACTTCCCATCAAAGCAGTTTACGTTTTAGTGCTTTTAGATTTTATAAATGGAAATAAGGTTAAATTtgcatttttcaattttttttttcaagttttaaGCAAAGCAATTAAATAAATTCTGTGTTAATCCGATAGTTAAGATATTCACTGTCGAGTTACCTTAATTGTGTTACTGTTAATATTTTACACTCttcttataatttaaaataataataataataataataataataataaatttcatCTTCATCTACTTCCAATTGGGCCCCATTTACTTGAAGCAACCCAACAATGATGAAACTCAGCCCATATCATAAAAATTGCCTTTAAATAGAAAGGGATAATTCCACAAATAGCCCTAAACTATAATAAATCTCTCAATGTGATACTTGTTTTTTGAAAATTACTAATAGCCCAAGTTTCCCTTCGTCTATTAAAGTGGTACTTGTCATTATTGCGATTAAGAAGAAATGGTATGGCAATAGATAATGATGCCACATGTTAATACGAGTAATTTTAAAATACACTAAGGGTGTATTTTACGATGCTATGTGGCGTCATTACGTGGTGATATGTGTTAATAaacaataattattttaattttataatttttaaaataacatgtggCACTATAAAAATAGTGTTGCATGTCAATAACGCCATATTGAGATCATTGTGTGGTGCCACATGTCAATGGGGTCACTTGGTATCATTATCATGGTGTCCTCTGACATCTTTTTTTATTGATACGAGACACCATGATAATAATACCTTTCTAATAGACTGAATAAAGTTATAAGTATCAGAATTTTATAATCGATTGAactgttaatttttttatctcaatttatgtttttacttattcataatggtttgctctatttctaattatatataattgattTTCAAGTCAATCAAATCAACTGGTCGGTTCAATTCTTAGAACATACCTATAAGTGTCACAAGGTTAGACTTTAGCCTAGCAAACCGTGTGGTCTTAGATAATAAATTCATTCCAAATCTACTTAAGTCAGCCTAAGCCCTCAAAAAGTGAGAATCTCAACTAAAATTCTCCAACGAACTGATGCTTTATAAAAGCAAGTGAAGCAAGCCACAAAACAAAAGAGAGAGGTTGAGGAAAGAACACAATTTGATTCAATGTgttttataatttctttaaacCTCTAAATGCAAATTGAGTCCCTAAGTGATTACAAATGAAAGGGCaatgcctctatttatagttgagattCCCAAAATTCAACGATACAAAATGACTTACATAAACAATTGAGATTAAAGTCAAACTATAATATGAAACTCTCAAGGAATTTAAGTTCTATACAATCTTATCCTTCGAGCTACAAAATTACCCTTGTTACCAGACTTCAAataaatggattttttttttatgtttcacAAATCGAGTCAATCTTAACGAATTAAGTGAgttcaatttaattaattgacaTCCTTTAAATTATTATGTGCGTATTAATCACGAGTTTTGATGCATGTGGAAAAAAAAGTATTGTTCTCTTTTGGTGTGGGACATTCGCAATCATTTCAAATGTTTGAGTTCAAAATTAATTTCGAGTTTAAATTTACCATTAAATTAACAAACTTCCACACCCACCTCTAATATACTTTTTTGCTTATGAGCATCGATCATGAGGCTATTTGGTAACATGGATATGATAAAGACATAATGATACCATATGCATGCCTAATTTGACATCCAAACTTTCTTTttttcctctctcttttttttttttaatgatgtTCTAAATTTATGTGTATTTTTTTGCCCATCAATTTAttctattttgataattttgtacTTTGTGTTAACAAGTATTAGCTAAaaataaataggaaaataatcaTCATGATTTCCAACattaattattatttctaatTATGTTTTTAAGATACAAATAATAACCTAATCAAAATGGACCCTTATAGTAACTTTGTTTTCTTCTATGCtatataagataaaattacaAGAGAAATTGTCAActttgttttattctattttgtatttaaaagtttaaaagtGAAATATCTTCACTCAATCAAAGGTGAACAAGATTGAAATTGAATGTTTTATTTATGTGAATGGTTTAAAATAAGATTTCTCAGGTAGATCTGATCATGAGTCGAGGTACTCATTTAGATCTGAAGGCTTATTCTAGAAGTGAGagggtttgagtaaaaatataagtTCAAAAAATATACTTAGACAAAAAAAAGGCCTGTTTAGAAAGCAGGTCAGGCCTCGGGCCAGACTTTTTTGGCTCGGGCCTGGCTAGACCcgaatttgacaaaaaaattatgTTGTTTATTGCTGTTATGTTGTTTTGCTACCATTTTCATagtatattgctactattttattgttactatttggatattgtataatttttgttttattgttaattttactattattttagaggtatttgcttgttaagttgcaactATATTAGTGTTAGTATAAATACCttttatatgtattttaatttgttggaaaacatttattttaatgttttttgtctatttgatgtattatatttttaaatttatttttatataataaataatctaaaaaaattaatacgAGCGGATCGAGTCAAGCTCAGATTTAACATTTTTTATTCAGACTGGActtgagtaaaattttaagtCTATCTTTTAAGCCGTACCAAACTCAGGCCTAAAAAACGGATCTAAATTTTTACACTAATCCAACTTGACCTAATCAACTTTACAGTCTCACCCTTGATTGTGCCCCTAATTTTgtctaattttaaatatatacttGTTGAGACTATAATCTAGAAAAGGCAAAAAACCTTCGCGTTCTTCCCCGAGAAACCTCACCCAAAACACCCATGGCCAGATTGCCAAAGATGAATGAAGGGGGAATCCCTCGACAAAACATGATAAAGACCCAACGTTCGTCAGACACCTTCTACGAACCTGACAATAAGACTATGTTGTTTAACTTTCCTGATAACAACGAGACATGACATGCAAAGAAATCAAAACCCACGTGAGAGAACATCCTAGCAATACAACATATCTTCCAATTACATTACACAATACATATCAAAACCTCTCCATGACTGAAGACATAAGAGGCTCTCTTCCACACCCTAAACCTTACCTCTTTAACACATATTAAATCCTTAAAAATCTCTTTCTTTGATCAACCATGTTAGATTTTCCTTCTCAACTACTCCAATCATATAAATAAGAGGGAGAAAGCTTGaaaaaaaaggctaatttttgtGATGATAAAAAGGAGAATGAGCCACTATCTTTTTTTGCAGACAAACTCGGGGGCATATAGCTCAGATGCACAAACAAGTATGGTGGTGAAGGGATTTGTTTTATTACTTTTTACTGCTCCCTTCACCAACCCCATTGCTCTCCAATAATTGAAACCCACAACCTTTTCCCCCTTAGGCCTCCATCTCCAATTGATTAGCTATACCTGAACTTTTCCCCCTCAAATTTAGGTGATCTGCATGCTTGGAAAAAAGCCTCAATTATGACATAGCCATGACCTCACTTTTACAAAggctaatttttctttttcttttttttaaatactaGCTTGCAAAACAATAGAATTTGCCTTTCTTTGAGTACTATGTTTCAAACATTGTTTTGAATAAATCTATAGATTTCAAAAATGGGTCAATGCAGAAAAATATTATAGTAGAAGGCATAATTCACAAAACAATATTCTTTCTCTTTTGGTCTTATATTATTTTTGTGCACAATCCTAAACTAATTATTCCTACTTTCTTAGCCTAGCTTCCAAACTTGAACTAATTTATCTGTTTATTCTAAATTTTACGACGATAATTTGGACTAAAATTTTGTTGTCATTCGttaatttaaatagttaatattttcaattatttcaataaaaatgttGACATCATGCTTACATGTTTTTTTATTGGgaggttaatttttttttaaatcatgtaGCATTTTAAGTGGATAGTTAATTTTGTTAACTATTTTGACTAGGGATTGTAATGAATATTGCGTATTTGGATATTTACGGATATTCAGTTAGTTTTTGTCAATTCGGATAATATTcatattcaaatgttttaattattatcaGTAGCAAATAATGGATATCTAAATCTACTTTATTTTAACAAATAATGAATTCAGATATCTAAATTTATCGTTTgcattactttttaaaatttttatttaaaaatatttttatatcgaCTAAATGTTGATACTAGCGGATTGGGAAATTAGATAGATAATTTAATTAGTTTGGATTTGGATTTAGATAATAATACTCGTTTTGATATAGATAATAAACGGATTATGATTTAAAAGCAAATTTACATATTTgggttcaaattttaaaatttgcaaATATCCAACATGTTGTCATCCTTAATTTGAactaactaataacattataaaagtagAAAGATCAAGTTATTTGAGAAATTAAATATACAAACCGAATCACTAATTTGAGCATGGTAAAGGgatcaaaaccataaaaatcaaattgTTTGTGTTCATAACATGTGGCTAGAATTTTCTTAGTTAACAATAGGGAGTCCTCAACTTCTAATTGACCAATAAAAAATTTTCCTTCATTTTCTAAAGTCACATGATAAACAAGTGGAACTGCATTAGCATGTTTGAACGAGGACTATAAATTCATGATTATACCATTCTTGTAGATTGTATTGAAATCATCTCATTCATATGAACACCTCATCTGTTAAATGATTGCTATAGAAACCAtcatctttattttattattatttttatgattaaggTATCATTcatattgttttataatttatatgaagaTTAATATTTTCGAGTTTCATCTTCAGAG
The Gossypium arboreum isolate Shixiya-1 chromosome 10, ASM2569848v2, whole genome shotgun sequence genome window above contains:
- the LOC108488598 gene encoding protein DMP4-like; this encodes MDIKFQANADDESHEHLLQDLAVLPAPERKTLIQIAISQTFQSTAHLANLLPTGTVLAFQLLSPIFTNQGDCDSVCRSMTAGLILLCGLSCFFTSFTDSFRDKDGNVCYGLATLNGLWVIDGSGTLPPESAAKYRLRFIDFVHAFLSILVFAAVALFDQNVVNCFYPAPSRQAQEMLTALPVGIGVLGSMLFVVFPTTRHGIGFPLSAN